In the genome of Flexistipes sinusarabici DSM 4947, one region contains:
- a CDS encoding tetratricopeptide repeat protein, protein MKRIALSLLLIFVILGCAAKNDNAFQSHYKMGLAYLNTDKDYMAIREFEKALKYKPNDAKTHYAIATFYLKHNKLLKAQKYLERAIELDPSNSDYHNAYASTLASLGNVEKAVKQWKIVLEDPGYPNHGMIYYNMGYSLYGKGRYDRALEYFKRAVEINPRFISPYMYMYRIYKSWEEHDKAIDILKKALKRNPVFLPAKLELGKYYYNQNKYEQSAKVMEEIIELQPDSEEAKTAASYLKKMGLYYE, encoded by the coding sequence ATGAAAAGAATAGCGCTTAGTTTATTATTGATTTTCGTTATACTGGGCTGTGCGGCAAAAAATGATAATGCTTTTCAGTCGCATTATAAAATGGGGCTTGCTTATCTGAATACAGATAAGGATTATATGGCAATCAGAGAGTTTGAAAAGGCACTGAAATATAAACCAAACGATGCCAAAACACACTATGCAATTGCCACTTTTTACCTGAAACATAACAAGTTGCTGAAAGCACAGAAATATTTAGAGAGGGCTATTGAACTGGATCCTTCTAATTCCGACTACCATAATGCATATGCTTCCACACTGGCTTCTCTTGGAAATGTTGAAAAGGCTGTAAAACAATGGAAAATTGTGCTCGAAGATCCCGGATATCCAAATCATGGCATGATTTATTACAACATGGGCTATTCCCTTTACGGGAAAGGGCGTTACGACAGGGCGCTGGAGTATTTTAAGAGGGCAGTGGAAATCAACCCCCGGTTCATATCTCCATATATGTATATGTACAGAATTTACAAGAGCTGGGAAGAACATGATAAGGCGATAGATATTTTGAAAAAGGCGTTAAAGAGGAACCCTGTTTTTCTCCCTGCAAAGCTTGAATTGGGCAAGTATTATTACAATCAGAACAAATATGAGCAGTCTGCAAAAGTTATGGAAGAAATTATAGAACTGCAGCCTGACAGTGAGGAAGCAAAAACAGCTGCTTCTTATCTGAAAAAAATGGGGCTTTATTATGAGTGA
- a CDS encoding NifU family protein produces the protein MKERVEEVLQKVRPSLQADGGDVELIDVSDDGVVKVQLTGACGSCPFSTMTLKHGIEMRLKEAIPEVKEVVAL, from the coding sequence ATGAAAGAAAGAGTTGAAGAAGTGCTCCAAAAGGTGAGACCGTCTCTTCAGGCAGACGGTGGCGATGTTGAGCTTATTGACGTCAGTGATGACGGTGTGGTAAAAGTGCAATTGACAGGAGCCTGTGGCAGCTGTCCTTTCAGCACTATGACTTTGAAACACGGAATAGAAATGCGGCTTAAAGAAGCTATTCCTGAGGTGAAGGAAGTCGTTGCTCTATAA
- the rd gene encoding rubredoxin has protein sequence MKYICTICGYIYDPAEGDPDSGVEPGTKWEDVPEDWVCPECGAPKSSFEPYED, from the coding sequence ATGAAATACATATGCACAATATGTGGTTATATTTACGATCCCGCTGAAGGAGATCCTGACAGCGGCGTGGAGCCTGGCACAAAATGGGAAGATGTACCTGAAGATTGGGTATGCCCTGAATGCGGAGCTCCGAAAAGCAGTTTCGAACCTTATGAAGACTAA
- a CDS encoding desulfoferrodoxin FeS4 iron-binding domain-containing protein has translation MATEVEEVYYCEICGNKVEVLENRAGDLVCCGEEMVLVD, from the coding sequence ATGGCTACTGAAGTGGAAGAAGTTTATTACTGTGAAATATGTGGCAACAAAGTTGAAGTATTGGAGAATAGAGCCGGTGACCTTGTTTGTTGCGGAGAAGAAATGGTGTTAGTGGATTAA
- a CDS encoding response regulator, whose product MKTLLIVDDDDNIRLLMRDEFCDLNYNVITAVNGEEALISFSEEDVDLVILDLRMPKLDGVQFLERIRKTSKVPIIIYTANPGDFNVGDYESVEMLTKSPDTGNLLKLVETTLNV is encoded by the coding sequence TTGAAAACTCTACTGATTGTTGACGATGACGACAATATAAGACTGCTGATGCGGGATGAATTCTGTGATCTGAATTACAATGTAATTACAGCCGTAAACGGTGAAGAAGCTCTGATAAGTTTTAGCGAAGAGGATGTTGATCTCGTTATACTGGATTTGCGCATGCCTAAGCTTGACGGTGTGCAATTCCTGGAGAGAATCAGAAAAACGAGCAAAGTACCTATTATCATATATACCGCAAATCCCGGTGATTTCAATGTTGGTGATTATGAAAGTGTTGAAATGCTTACCAAATCTCCCGATACCGGAAATCTTTTGAAATTAGTTGAAACAACACTCAATGTTTGA
- a CDS encoding type III pantothenate kinase — translation MIFAVDIGNTNIVFGIFDKQGNLAGNCRLTTDSMRTTDEYAATIMLLLKNRGIDFDQLSGMVISSVVPPLVYTFTKLARKYFDIEPVVIGPGIKTGVPVKFENPKEIGADRIVNAAAAIKYYKAPCIVVDFGTATTFDVVNRKGEYIGGVISPGIKLSVNALHSKTAKLPEIEIEKCRKVVGNSTTSSMKSGVYFGYLSMIDGIIEKIIEEQFEGSSVKAVATGGLGSIYIGESKYIQEYEPNLTLYGLRLIYEKNSA, via the coding sequence ATGATTTTTGCCGTTGATATTGGCAACACCAACATAGTATTCGGGATTTTTGATAAGCAGGGCAATCTTGCAGGAAATTGCAGGTTAACAACCGATTCCATGAGAACAACCGATGAGTATGCTGCCACTATTATGCTTCTTCTTAAAAACAGGGGAATAGACTTTGACCAGCTGAGCGGAATGGTTATTTCCAGTGTTGTACCGCCGCTTGTTTACACTTTTACAAAACTTGCCCGCAAATATTTTGATATTGAGCCCGTAGTTATTGGCCCTGGTATAAAAACGGGGGTGCCTGTTAAATTTGAAAACCCCAAGGAAATTGGTGCTGACAGAATTGTGAATGCGGCTGCTGCTATTAAATATTATAAGGCGCCTTGTATCGTTGTTGATTTTGGAACGGCCACGACTTTTGATGTTGTGAACAGAAAGGGTGAATATATCGGAGGGGTTATCAGCCCCGGTATAAAACTCTCTGTAAATGCATTGCACTCAAAAACGGCGAAGTTGCCGGAGATTGAAATAGAAAAATGCCGGAAAGTTGTGGGAAACAGCACAACTTCATCAATGAAATCCGGAGTGTATTTCGGTTACCTCTCAATGATAGACGGCATAATAGAAAAAATTATTGAAGAACAGTTTGAAGGCAGTTCGGTAAAGGCTGTGGCTACGGGAGGCTTAGGAAGTATTTATATTGGTGAATCAAAATATATACAAGAATATGAACCCAATCTTACACTATACGGGCTGAGGTTGATTTATGAAAAGAATAGCGCTTAG
- a CDS encoding TrkH family potassium uptake protein codes for MFKFKINPWMYLFITFALFIIAGTFLLKMPFVKHTEGLSYIDALFTATSAVCVTGLIVVDTSGFNFWGQFFIMLMMQVGAIGIMTLTSSLLLFLRGELDFSRKFMVAKISDSLNIQEAEKVLVIVVIYTFVMEFVGFLALSYGFFLDGFALKDAAYYGLFHAVSAFCNAGFSTFDSSLIGSNSIVKVTTMFLIVFGGLGFYVIYNIFMTFVSNERIKVHTKIVVYTTFALIIAGTLLIFMLEKGTMSILDSFFQSITTRTAGFNTVEIGGLHIVTKFLMIVLMIIGASPGSTGGGIKTTAFYIAVVSMYSILRGNKRIVIFNRNIALINILKAYALISMYIFFLVIATLLLLYFGDFTFMDTLFEVTSALGTVGLSLGITAKLGIFGKLIITACMFLGRIGPATLITMLLLKEKTSKLSYPEEKIILG; via the coding sequence ATGTTCAAATTTAAGATAAATCCCTGGATGTACCTTTTTATTACATTTGCGCTTTTTATCATAGCGGGTACATTTCTTTTAAAAATGCCTTTTGTAAAGCATACCGAAGGTCTCTCTTATATCGATGCGCTGTTCACTGCCACCTCAGCTGTCTGTGTTACAGGCCTTATTGTGGTGGATACATCGGGTTTTAATTTCTGGGGACAGTTTTTTATTATGCTTATGATGCAGGTGGGGGCTATAGGTATTATGACATTGACTTCATCTCTGCTCCTTTTTTTGCGGGGTGAGCTTGATTTTTCCAGAAAATTTATGGTTGCAAAAATAAGTGACAGTTTAAACATACAGGAAGCTGAAAAGGTACTTGTAATTGTTGTTATATATACATTTGTCATGGAGTTTGTGGGATTTTTGGCTCTGAGTTACGGTTTTTTTCTGGACGGCTTTGCCTTGAAAGATGCAGCTTATTACGGGTTGTTTCATGCTGTTTCGGCGTTTTGTAATGCAGGTTTTTCCACATTTGACAGCAGTCTTATCGGCAGTAACAGCATTGTTAAAGTAACAACAATGTTTCTGATTGTATTTGGCGGCTTAGGTTTTTATGTGATTTATAATATTTTCATGACATTTGTTTCCAATGAAAGAATAAAAGTACACACCAAGATTGTTGTTTACACCACATTTGCTTTGATTATCGCAGGGACTTTACTGATTTTTATGCTCGAAAAAGGCACGATGAGTATCCTCGACAGTTTCTTTCAATCCATTACAACAAGAACTGCAGGTTTTAATACAGTTGAAATAGGCGGGCTTCATATAGTAACAAAGTTTTTGATGATAGTTTTAATGATTATAGGAGCATCTCCGGGATCTACTGGCGGCGGTATAAAAACTACAGCTTTTTATATAGCTGTGGTTTCAATGTATAGCATACTGAGGGGCAACAAAAGAATTGTGATATTCAACAGAAATATAGCTTTGATTAATATACTTAAAGCATATGCACTTATATCCATGTACATATTTTTTCTTGTAATAGCGACGCTTTTGTTGCTTTATTTCGGGGACTTCACCTTTATGGATACACTTTTTGAGGTTACGTCCGCATTGGGAACGGTTGGACTCAGTTTAGGTATCACAGCCAAATTAGGTATTTTCGGCAAATTGATAATAACAGCCTGTATGTTTCTGGGCAGAATCGGACCTGCCACATTGATAACTATGCTTTTACTGAAAGAAAAAACTTCGAAACTGTCTTACCCGGAAGAAAAAATAATACTGGGGTGA
- a CDS encoding FprA family A-type flavoprotein, producing the protein MKAVKIKDNIHWVGVYDPDLEVFDIVIPTKHGTTYNSYLIEGSKSKALVEANKFVFTEDYLNTIREITPIEEIDYIILNHNEPDHSGALPELLKINPDMQVIYSKTAKTFVENIVNTEFDGHSVTDGDSIDLGGKTLKFFHTPFLHWPDTMFTYLEEDNILFPCDFLGAHYCPDNIFNDQLKNKEEAKGAFEFYYNSIMRPYKEHILRALKKIEPLKIDIVCPSHGPILRENIDYYLNFYKEKAERYYRNNPEKQITIVYASAYGNTKLMADKIKAGVEESGVKVKMFDAAGDDINKIIDEIEISHGMLVGTATINAKAPKPIFNLFAQLVALNVSGRNAGAFGSFGWSGEGVKMSEDILKTMRMKLPQPSLKFKMTPSKDELQEAYNWGNSFGLSVMEG; encoded by the coding sequence ATGAAAGCGGTAAAGATAAAAGACAATATACATTGGGTCGGAGTATACGATCCCGACCTGGAAGTTTTTGACATTGTAATACCAACAAAACACGGCACAACCTACAACAGTTATCTTATTGAAGGTTCAAAAAGCAAGGCTTTGGTGGAAGCCAATAAATTTGTTTTCACAGAAGATTATCTCAACACAATAAGAGAGATTACCCCCATTGAAGAGATAGACTATATAATACTCAACCATAATGAACCGGATCATTCGGGAGCCTTACCTGAGCTTCTGAAAATAAACCCCGACATGCAGGTTATTTACTCAAAGACTGCAAAAACTTTTGTCGAAAATATTGTAAATACTGAATTTGACGGACACTCGGTAACAGACGGAGATTCAATAGATCTTGGCGGCAAGACTTTAAAATTTTTCCATACTCCCTTCCTGCACTGGCCTGACACGATGTTTACATATTTAGAGGAAGACAATATCCTTTTCCCTTGTGATTTTTTAGGTGCACACTACTGTCCTGATAATATATTTAACGATCAGCTAAAAAATAAAGAGGAAGCGAAGGGAGCTTTTGAATTTTATTACAATTCAATTATGCGCCCCTATAAAGAACACATTTTAAGGGCATTGAAAAAGATAGAACCGTTAAAAATTGACATTGTCTGTCCTTCACACGGTCCAATTTTAAGGGAAAATATCGATTACTATCTGAATTTTTACAAAGAGAAAGCCGAAAGATATTACAGAAATAATCCGGAAAAACAGATCACCATAGTATATGCTTCCGCTTACGGGAACACAAAGCTCATGGCTGATAAAATAAAAGCCGGGGTAGAAGAATCAGGAGTAAAAGTTAAAATGTTCGATGCGGCCGGTGATGATATAAATAAAATTATTGATGAAATTGAGATCTCGCACGGGATGCTTGTGGGCACTGCAACGATAAACGCCAAAGCCCCGAAACCTATCTTTAATCTGTTTGCCCAATTGGTTGCACTTAATGTTTCAGGCAGAAATGCAGGTGCTTTCGGCTCATTCGGCTGGAGCGGAGAAGGCGTGAAAATGAGTGAAGATATTTTAAAAACAATGCGAATGAAACTGCCTCAGCCTTCACTGAAATTTAAAATGACACCGAGCAAAGATGAGCTTCAGGAAGCATATAACTGGGGCAATAGCTTCGGGCTCTCTGTGATGGAAGGATAA
- the ruvC gene encoding crossover junction endodeoxyribonuclease RuvC, with product MIIFGIDPGLNNTGVGILDVYEKKISYNTHCVIKTNAKNSLPERLKTICSSLQNLYTEYKPEYAAVEDIFYSVNVKSAILLGQTRGAIIATLLGCNVEMFEFTALQIKKSVVGYGKADKHQVKKLVELHLGKTFDKKIPLDATDALACGICLGLSLTGKYNVL from the coding sequence TTGATTATCTTCGGAATAGATCCCGGCCTCAACAATACTGGCGTAGGTATTCTGGACGTCTATGAGAAAAAAATATCTTATAATACACACTGTGTTATAAAGACCAATGCCAAAAATTCTCTGCCCGAGCGCCTTAAAACAATTTGCTCTTCACTGCAGAACCTTTACACTGAATATAAACCTGAGTATGCTGCTGTGGAAGATATTTTCTATTCGGTAAATGTAAAAAGTGCAATTCTATTGGGACAGACACGAGGAGCCATAATTGCCACCTTGTTGGGATGCAACGTTGAAATGTTTGAATTCACCGCATTGCAGATAAAAAAATCTGTTGTGGGATACGGCAAAGCCGATAAACATCAGGTAAAAAAACTAGTGGAACTTCACTTGGGGAAAACATTTGATAAAAAGATCCCCCTTGATGCAACTGATGCCCTGGCCTGCGGGATTTGCCTCGGACTGAGTTTAACAGGAAAATACAATGTTTTATAG
- a CDS encoding rubredoxin-like domain-containing protein → MNKWKCSVCGYIYEGEEPPEKCPVCNASKEKFEEVK, encoded by the coding sequence ATGAATAAATGGAAATGCTCAGTATGCGGCTATATCTATGAAGGTGAAGAGCCGCCTGAAAAGTGTCCTGTATGTAACGCGTCTAAAGAAAAATTTGAAGAAGTGAAATAA
- a CDS encoding potassium channel family protein, with protein MNGKNYAVIGLGIFGYRLAIELFELGNNILAVDRNRKLVEQIKEKVTEAVVADASDYEALEELKIQDFKTVIVGMSDNLEQLILCVTNLKKLGVEKIIAKANRKIHEEILLKIGADEVVLAEREMAERLAHRISRPDILNIIDVDSEVKLVNVKLGKKFAGKTLKDLKLREKYNVNVILLKRKDNPIKLITDPNIKFQEDDELYVAGDEDDIYKIF; from the coding sequence ATGAATGGAAAAAATTATGCAGTAATAGGTTTGGGGATTTTCGGTTACAGGCTTGCAATTGAGCTTTTTGAACTTGGAAATAACATTCTGGCTGTGGACAGAAACCGCAAACTTGTTGAGCAGATAAAAGAGAAGGTTACGGAAGCTGTTGTTGCCGACGCTTCGGATTATGAAGCATTAGAGGAATTAAAAATACAAGATTTTAAAACAGTTATTGTGGGGATGAGTGACAATCTTGAACAGCTGATTTTATGCGTCACCAATCTTAAAAAGCTTGGGGTTGAAAAAATAATAGCCAAAGCTAACAGAAAAATACATGAAGAAATCCTTCTGAAAATCGGTGCTGATGAAGTTGTGCTAGCGGAAAGAGAAATGGCTGAAAGGCTGGCACACAGAATAAGCAGACCGGATATCTTAAATATAATAGATGTAGACAGCGAGGTAAAACTTGTAAATGTAAAACTGGGGAAAAAATTTGCCGGAAAAACGCTTAAAGATTTAAAACTGCGTGAAAAGTATAATGTAAATGTTATCCTTCTCAAACGCAAAGACAATCCAATAAAATTAATTACCGATCCGAATATAAAATTTCAGGAAGATGACGAACTTTATGTGGCAGGCGATGAGGATGATATCTATAAAATTTTTTAG
- a CDS encoding cysteine desulfurase family protein, producing the protein MVYMDNVAGTKPDKRVVDKMIPFYTEKYGNPSAHFYPLGREAFEAVDEARGYVADLIGAENDEIIFTSCGTESNNLALKGVLDTEKTKGKDHIVISEIEHFSVQNVCMKLMNEGYKITKIRVDENGKVDMNALEKAVTPETALVSVMHTNPEIGTVQDLKKVGEICRKNEVLFHTDAVAGVGHTEVDVYEFGCDLLSLAGQNFYGPKGSAALFVKNGVKLNPLFDGGFQEKGFRSGSENVPAIVGLGEAARIAKKEMGEYVPRMKKLQEKLWNGLDEMFDFIHFTGDRNDRLAGHVSFWIEYIEGESLLLWYSLKDVYGASGSACSSNIQAEDEDELEASHVLTAVGVPNDICAGSLTFSMSKYNTEDEVDRVLEITPEIVNKLCEMSPYYNK; encoded by the coding sequence ATGGTTTATATGGATAATGTTGCCGGAACCAAACCTGATAAACGAGTTGTTGATAAAATGATTCCTTTTTATACGGAAAAATACGGAAATCCCAGTGCACATTTTTACCCTCTGGGCAGGGAAGCATTTGAGGCAGTTGATGAAGCAAGAGGTTATGTGGCTGATCTCATAGGTGCTGAGAATGATGAAATTATTTTTACATCCTGTGGTACTGAGTCTAACAATCTTGCTTTAAAAGGTGTTTTGGATACAGAGAAAACAAAAGGGAAAGATCATATAGTTATAAGTGAAATAGAACATTTTTCCGTTCAGAATGTATGCATGAAGTTAATGAACGAGGGCTATAAAATTACAAAAATCAGAGTTGATGAAAATGGCAAAGTGGACATGAATGCTCTTGAAAAAGCAGTGACTCCTGAAACTGCACTTGTTTCGGTTATGCATACCAACCCTGAGATCGGAACTGTACAGGATTTGAAAAAAGTGGGTGAAATCTGCAGGAAAAATGAAGTTCTTTTTCATACGGACGCCGTTGCGGGAGTAGGTCATACTGAGGTTGATGTATACGAGTTTGGGTGTGATCTGCTGAGTCTTGCAGGCCAGAATTTTTACGGCCCTAAGGGTTCGGCAGCACTTTTTGTTAAAAATGGGGTAAAATTAAACCCTCTTTTTGACGGCGGATTTCAGGAAAAAGGTTTCCGAAGCGGTTCCGAGAATGTGCCGGCCATTGTCGGTTTGGGTGAAGCGGCGCGCATTGCAAAGAAAGAAATGGGTGAGTATGTGCCCAGAATGAAAAAATTGCAGGAAAAGTTGTGGAATGGCCTTGACGAAATGTTTGACTTCATACACTTTACTGGAGACAGGAATGACAGATTGGCCGGACATGTCAGTTTCTGGATTGAGTATATTGAAGGTGAATCGCTGCTTTTATGGTATTCGCTGAAAGATGTATACGGGGCAAGCGGGTCTGCATGTTCTTCAAATATCCAGGCTGAAGACGAGGATGAGCTGGAAGCCTCTCATGTACTGACGGCAGTAGGTGTTCCCAATGACATTTGTGCCGGTTCACTTACATTTTCCATGTCAAAGTACAATACTGAGGATGAGGTGGACAGAGTTCTGGAGATAACACCGGAGATTGTTAATAAACTCTGTGAAATGTCACCATATTATAACAAATAG
- a CDS encoding helix-turn-helix domain-containing protein encodes MSDLGHFLSEKRKEQGKSIKDVSKATLISKAAIEAIESGDFDSLPSYVHCYGFVKKYAEYLGYTYDDVKSLFESECKKEDFQVQEAQESEVDYSSADSKRKFPVFAAVFLLLIIGGILAYVFVPSGTLDKEVKQIESKGELTTGNTTSGNETELKKNKALPEDNISQEKTEGGKEQALKTDKKSSGLENATESDGKAKDNEITPYEITQELNKEKKVVEKKYDVSLDFSDTCWVHVNIDNEKQLDFIAEGGLIKTISFSDFFIIDIGNAAAITISHNGDIYRNLGGWREPVKNLRFTMDNGTLKYSKIEN; translated from the coding sequence ATGAGTGATTTAGGTCATTTTCTCAGTGAAAAAAGAAAAGAACAGGGTAAGAGTATAAAGGATGTATCAAAAGCAACGCTGATAAGCAAGGCGGCAATTGAAGCTATTGAAAGCGGGGATTTTGACAGTCTCCCTTCATATGTGCATTGCTACGGTTTTGTGAAGAAGTATGCGGAATATCTCGGATATACATATGATGATGTTAAAAGTCTTTTTGAATCGGAATGCAAAAAGGAAGATTTTCAGGTTCAGGAGGCTCAGGAATCGGAAGTGGATTATTCTTCTGCTGATTCAAAAAGAAAATTCCCAGTATTTGCCGCTGTTTTTCTCCTGCTTATTATTGGAGGGATTCTTGCTTATGTTTTTGTGCCTTCCGGTACTCTGGATAAGGAAGTAAAGCAGATTGAGAGCAAAGGGGAACTTACCACTGGTAACACGACTTCAGGAAATGAAACTGAATTGAAGAAAAATAAAGCCCTTCCGGAAGACAACATTTCTCAAGAAAAAACTGAGGGCGGCAAGGAGCAAGCCCTGAAAACAGATAAAAAGTCATCAGGTTTGGAAAATGCAACAGAAAGTGACGGGAAAGCTAAGGATAATGAAATTACTCCTTATGAGATAACGCAGGAATTAAATAAAGAGAAAAAAGTTGTTGAAAAGAAATATGATGTATCACTGGATTTTTCAGATACCTGCTGGGTTCATGTGAATATAGATAATGAAAAACAGCTGGATTTTATAGCTGAGGGTGGTTTGATCAAAACCATAAGCTTCAGTGATTTTTTTATTATAGATATTGGAAACGCCGCAGCTATTACCATTTCGCACAACGGTGATATTTACAGAAATCTCGGAGGGTGGCGTGAACCGGTAAAGAATCTCAGATTTACCATGGATAACGGCACGTTAAAATATTCAAAAATAGAAAATTAA
- the nifU gene encoding Fe-S cluster assembly scaffold protein NifU yields MAKGPYSEKVMEHFMNPRNMGEIEDASGVGEVGNPACGDVMKLFLKINDDGVVEDVKFKTFGCGAAIASSSMATELLKGKTVEEILELTNNAIVEALEGLPPAKIHCSVMAEEAIEAALKDYYERVGKDPKIVDEIKEKIKNKETNQEV; encoded by the coding sequence ATGGCAAAAGGACCATACAGTGAAAAAGTAATGGAACACTTTATGAATCCCAGAAATATGGGTGAAATCGAGGACGCCAGCGGAGTGGGTGAAGTAGGTAACCCTGCTTGCGGGGATGTTATGAAACTTTTTCTCAAAATCAATGACGATGGAGTTGTTGAGGATGTGAAATTTAAAACATTCGGCTGTGGTGCAGCGATTGCTTCGAGTTCTATGGCAACGGAGCTCTTGAAAGGGAAAACAGTGGAAGAAATTCTTGAGCTTACCAATAACGCTATAGTTGAAGCCCTTGAAGGGCTGCCACCGGCAAAAATCCATTGTTCTGTTATGGCTGAGGAAGCTATTGAAGCTGCTCTTAAAGATTATTATGAGAGAGTGGGTAAAGATCCGAAAATTGTTGACGAAATAAAAGAAAAAATTAAAAATAAAGAGACAAATCAGGAGGTTTAA
- a CDS encoding biotin--[acetyl-CoA-carboxylase] ligase — protein sequence MFDRDKYNLFLKTKNFGRNLQVFDSLQSTNTYALEHKCPVFSVITTSRQTSGRGRSGRKWTDFEGENLYFTLILPRIEGDRILPLNILAGFAMCDVLRTYFKCYLKWPNDIVYAGKKIAGILIDTKFNGNKLSKIVLGIGVNVNAEKVSKIIPTASSIKDETGKDAEPEKIMALFMNTFEDYFSRFMNDEINIEKLWYDYSAHLNLPVNIHIDNKKKEVLEKGIDSNGALIVAEKSGKLTKIYSGDIGYDFCR from the coding sequence ATGTTTGACAGAGATAAGTACAATTTATTTCTGAAAACGAAAAATTTCGGCAGAAATCTGCAGGTGTTTGATTCGCTGCAGTCCACCAATACCTATGCACTTGAACATAAGTGCCCTGTATTTTCTGTAATAACAACATCAAGGCAAACATCAGGCAGGGGCAGAAGCGGGCGTAAATGGACTGATTTTGAAGGGGAAAACTTATATTTTACCTTAATTCTGCCGAGAATCGAAGGTGACCGTATACTTCCACTCAATATTTTAGCCGGTTTTGCCATGTGCGATGTTTTAAGAACTTATTTTAAGTGCTACTTAAAATGGCCGAATGATATTGTATATGCGGGTAAAAAGATTGCCGGAATTTTAATTGATACGAAATTTAACGGGAATAAACTTTCAAAAATTGTTCTGGGCATCGGGGTTAATGTAAATGCAGAAAAGGTTAGTAAGATTATCCCTACGGCTTCCTCAATAAAAGACGAAACAGGAAAGGATGCCGAGCCGGAAAAAATTATGGCTTTATTCATGAACACATTCGAGGATTATTTCAGCAGGTTTATGAATGATGAAATAAATATTGAAAAATTATGGTACGATTATTCAGCTCATCTGAACTTACCTGTCAATATTCATATCGATAATAAAAAGAAGGAAGTTCTTGAAAAAGGTATCGATTCAAATGGTGCCTTGATTGTTGCAGAAAAATCAGGTAAACTGACAAAAATTTACTCTGGTGACATAGGCTATGATTTTTGCCGTTGA
- a CDS encoding YebC/PmpR family DNA-binding transcriptional regulator, translating to MAGHSKWANIKHRKAAQDAKKGKVFTKVAKEITVAAKLGGGDPEMNPRLRMALDKAKAVNLPKDNVDRAIKKGTGEGNEANFEDVMYEGYGPEGVAILVQALTDNKNRTVSEVRSTMAKKNGNMGEAGCVSWIFEKKGVISIPLNNVGEDQIMSLAIDAGAEDVETGDDSYEIICDPADYEEVKKTIESESISYEYAEVTMRPKTTIEVKGNNAKKVINLIEALEDLDDVQEVYANFDIDDSELEDE from the coding sequence TTGGCAGGACACAGTAAATGGGCAAACATAAAACACCGTAAAGCGGCTCAGGATGCAAAAAAAGGGAAGGTTTTCACAAAAGTCGCTAAAGAGATAACCGTGGCAGCTAAGCTTGGCGGCGGTGATCCTGAAATGAACCCGCGTCTGAGAATGGCACTGGACAAGGCAAAAGCTGTTAATTTACCTAAAGATAATGTGGACAGAGCTATAAAAAAAGGAACCGGAGAAGGTAACGAAGCAAACTTTGAAGACGTTATGTATGAAGGCTACGGTCCGGAAGGTGTGGCTATACTTGTCCAGGCACTTACGGACAATAAAAACAGAACCGTTTCTGAAGTACGCAGCACAATGGCTAAGAAAAACGGAAATATGGGTGAAGCAGGATGTGTTTCCTGGATTTTTGAGAAGAAAGGTGTGATAAGCATCCCCCTTAACAACGTCGGAGAGGACCAGATAATGTCATTGGCTATTGATGCAGGTGCCGAAGATGTGGAAACGGGTGATGACTCATACGAAATAATTTGTGACCCCGCAGACTACGAAGAGGTAAAAAAGACAATTGAGTCGGAAAGCATTTCATACGAATATGCCGAAGTAACCATGAGACCGAAAACAACTATAGAAGTAAAAGGGAATAATGCCAAAAAAGTTATTAACCTTATTGAAGCACTGGAAGACTTGGATGACGTTCAGGAAGTTTATGCAAATTTTGACATAGATGACAGTGAATTAGAGGACGAATAA